Proteins from a single region of Belliella baltica DSM 15883:
- a CDS encoding homogentisate 1,2-dioxygenase, with amino-acid sequence MAYYHRLGNIPPKRHTQFRQPDGSLYKEELVSSKGFSGIYSNLYHIHNPNNVQKIGKPTPFDWEIAKEHGLNQTHLKTAGVGTTGKDYLSARKMLMMNNDVMMGICSPEQRKMDYFFKNADGDELLYIHDGEGVMYSQFGKLEVRQGDYIVIPRTTIYRFEFKEEGPLRILVIESKGPIETVKRYRNEVGQLLEHSPYCERDIRPPHEMHTESEKGEYLIQIKKQGMLHPYTYGHSPLDIVGWDGYLYPYALSIHDFEPITGRIHQPPPVHQTFQAWGFVICSFVPRLFDYHPLSIPAPYNHSNIDSDEILYYAEGEFMSRKGIDRGSFTLHMGGLPHGPHPGTVEKSIGAKATEELAVMLDTFKPMFVTTQGLEFVDPNYPMSWTE; translated from the coding sequence ATGGCATACTATCATAGACTTGGAAATATCCCTCCCAAAAGACATACGCAATTCAGACAGCCAGACGGCAGCTTGTATAAAGAGGAATTGGTGAGCTCAAAGGGATTTTCAGGAATCTACTCAAACTTATATCATATCCACAATCCAAATAATGTACAGAAGATCGGTAAACCCACTCCATTTGATTGGGAAATAGCCAAAGAACATGGATTAAATCAAACGCATCTCAAAACAGCAGGTGTAGGAACTACAGGGAAAGATTACCTGAGTGCGAGAAAAATGCTGATGATGAACAATGATGTGATGATGGGAATTTGCTCACCGGAGCAAAGAAAGATGGATTATTTTTTCAAAAATGCAGATGGTGACGAATTGCTTTACATTCATGACGGTGAAGGGGTCATGTATTCACAGTTTGGGAAATTGGAAGTTCGACAAGGAGATTATATTGTCATTCCAAGGACGACCATCTATAGATTTGAATTCAAAGAAGAAGGACCGCTTCGTATTTTGGTTATCGAGTCAAAAGGACCTATAGAAACTGTCAAAAGATATAGAAATGAGGTCGGACAACTGTTAGAGCATTCTCCTTATTGTGAACGTGACATCCGTCCACCGCATGAAATGCACACAGAAAGTGAAAAAGGAGAATATCTCATACAGATCAAGAAACAGGGAATGCTTCACCCCTACACCTATGGGCACAGCCCCTTGGATATCGTAGGCTGGGATGGCTATCTCTACCCTTATGCACTATCGATCCATGACTTTGAACCGATTACTGGACGAATTCATCAGCCACCGCCGGTACATCAGACTTTCCAAGCCTGGGGATTTGTAATTTGCTCTTTTGTGCCAAGATTATTTGATTACCACCCACTGTCCATTCCAGCACCATACAATCACAGCAACATAGACTCTGACGAGATTTTATATTATGCCGAAGGTGAATTTATGAGTAGAAAAGGAATCGACAGAGGTTCGTTTACCTTACACATGGGAGGATTGCCACATGGCCCACATCCTGGAACAGTTGAAAAATCAATCGGAGCAAAAGCCACCGAAGAACTTGCAGTTATGCTAGACACATTCAAACCCATGTTTGTCACCACCCAAGGCCTAGAATTCGTAGATCCAAATTATCCTATGAGTTGGACGGAGTAA
- a CDS encoding ADP-ribosylglycohydrolase family protein — translation MNNLDKKDKYLGCILGGAIGDALGAPIEFLNHESIISKYGDSGVQSYVEYPNGKGEFTDDTQMLLFTAEGLLRAKHRAVLKGIGGAQTQITYYSYLRWLNTQGLKISKMNDLSGFEEGWLIKRKELYKRRSPGGTCISSLQSGEMGTFEKPINDSKGCGTVMRIAPAGLIFSHDREVAFEEGAKICAITHGHTSGYLSGGLLSAIIADISNGLDLQASISNGLEILKRWKGHEEVYDSIKLALDIHRSYINKDISNLEIKMIGEGWVAEEALAISLLCSLHYQNDFKKAVVTAINHSGDSDSTGAITGNIVGLIVGKNQIPQDWKDNLMFKDIVEEIGVDLAIGCKSYYDFPDEKWHLKYPGY, via the coding sequence ATGAATAATCTTGATAAAAAAGACAAATACCTAGGCTGCATTTTAGGAGGAGCTATTGGTGATGCTTTGGGTGCGCCAATCGAGTTTTTGAATCACGAATCTATTATCAGCAAGTATGGTGACTCGGGTGTCCAATCTTATGTAGAATATCCAAATGGCAAGGGTGAATTTACAGATGATACGCAGATGCTGCTATTTACAGCGGAAGGACTATTGAGAGCTAAGCACAGGGCTGTTTTAAAAGGCATAGGTGGTGCACAAACTCAAATCACCTATTATTCATACCTGAGGTGGCTGAATACGCAGGGTTTGAAGATTTCTAAAATGAATGATCTTTCCGGTTTTGAGGAAGGCTGGTTGATTAAGAGAAAAGAGCTCTATAAAAGAAGATCTCCAGGAGGCACTTGTATTTCATCTCTTCAAAGTGGGGAAATGGGTACTTTTGAAAAGCCAATCAATGATAGCAAGGGATGCGGCACCGTGATGCGAATTGCTCCCGCTGGATTGATCTTTAGTCATGACCGAGAGGTTGCATTTGAAGAAGGTGCCAAAATATGCGCTATTACTCACGGGCATACATCTGGCTACTTGAGTGGGGGACTTTTATCTGCTATAATAGCAGACATATCTAATGGTTTGGATTTGCAGGCGTCCATTTCAAATGGACTTGAAATCCTAAAAAGATGGAAAGGGCACGAGGAAGTTTACGATAGTATCAAGTTGGCGCTTGATATCCACAGAAGCTATATAAACAAGGATATTTCAAACCTTGAAATTAAAATGATTGGAGAAGGTTGGGTAGCTGAAGAGGCATTGGCTATTTCCTTACTTTGTTCCTTACACTATCAAAACGACTTTAAAAAAGCTGTTGTTACAGCAATCAATCACAGTGGTGATTCAGATAGCACAGGAGCTATTACGGGAAACATCGTAGGACTTATAGTTGGAAAGAATCAAATACCACAGGACTGGAAAGATAATCTGATGTTCAAAGATATTGTTGAAGAGATAGGGGTTGATTTAGCTATTGGCTGTAAGAGTTATTATGATTTCCCTGACGAGAAATGGCATTTGAAATATCCAGGGTATTAA